One window from the genome of Bacteroidota bacterium encodes:
- a CDS encoding LPP20 family lipoprotein — MMKNLSFILFLLLFLGCGSGRELSKVQSDWPDWARKKPIEEGYYTGIGSARKNAGMEQYQRTARQNALNNLAEEISVTVSGNSMLRTVEVDFNLSEYYSSQINIRSEEYLAGYEMVDSFEDDEYYMVYYRLSKSLHEKLKKEKTGIAIDKARAEYENAVRYRGARDYRNTLISLIKGLDELREHLHEPLLTNIDGREVYLANFLVTEVEVMLDEIRINPVNKSITAVRGYPLTPEELSFRISDNEGKPISGMPVSAGFTAQPLVNGKAISGEKGEFGFSIDKITTKSSPVQFIASLDMEEILRSSTLDLTLRKIMWNMLIPSCSMEIRITQPSFFVESDEKNLGRKSADQILKKAFISELYSRNLSVSSTESTADFVVRIEADTRQGEASGNKSVSILKYTLVTSDKEEKALYSYSSRDISGEGQDYLTAERNAYQKGVEDIRIRVIVEVIHKLF; from the coding sequence ATGATGAAGAACCTCTCTTTTATTTTATTTCTCCTTTTGTTCCTTGGATGCGGATCAGGGAGAGAGTTAAGCAAAGTACAGTCTGATTGGCCTGATTGGGCCAGGAAAAAACCAATTGAGGAGGGCTATTACACAGGGATCGGATCCGCCCGAAAAAATGCCGGCATGGAACAATACCAAAGAACAGCCCGGCAGAACGCTTTGAACAATCTGGCCGAAGAGATTTCTGTCACAGTATCGGGTAATTCCATGCTCAGGACGGTGGAAGTGGATTTTAACCTATCGGAATATTACAGTTCACAGATCAATATTCGAAGTGAAGAGTACCTTGCAGGTTATGAAATGGTTGATTCCTTTGAAGACGATGAGTATTACATGGTCTACTATCGTTTGTCGAAATCCTTACATGAAAAGCTGAAGAAAGAGAAGACCGGTATTGCGATCGACAAAGCCAGAGCTGAATATGAAAATGCCGTTCGTTACCGGGGCGCCCGTGACTACAGGAACACGCTTATTTCACTGATCAAAGGCCTGGATGAACTTAGGGAACACTTACACGAGCCTTTGCTGACAAACATTGATGGCAGGGAGGTATATCTGGCCAACTTCCTGGTAACGGAAGTTGAAGTGATGCTGGATGAAATTCGCATAAATCCTGTAAATAAAAGCATTACAGCTGTCAGAGGTTATCCGCTGACACCGGAAGAACTCAGTTTCCGGATCAGCGACAATGAAGGTAAGCCCATTTCAGGAATGCCTGTATCCGCTGGCTTTACCGCGCAACCGCTGGTAAACGGCAAAGCGATCAGCGGTGAGAAAGGGGAGTTTGGCTTCAGCATCGATAAGATCACCACCAAAAGCTCACCGGTACAGTTTATTGCAAGTCTCGACATGGAGGAGATACTGAGATCCTCCACACTTGACCTGACTCTGCGTAAAATCATGTGGAACATGCTCATCCCATCCTGCAGCATGGAAATCCGGATCACACAGCCATCGTTTTTTGTGGAATCCGATGAAAAGAATCTTGGGCGAAAATCTGCAGATCAAATCCTGAAAAAGGCTTTTATTTCAGAATTATATTCCAGGAACCTGTCAGTCTCTTCAACAGAATCCACTGCTGATTTCGTTGTACGGATCGAGGCAGACACCCGTCAGGGCGAGGCTTCCGGAAATAAATCCGTATCCATCCTGAAATACACTCTTGTAACAAGCGATAAAGAGGAGAAAGCCCTGTACAGTTATTCATCACGTGACATAAGCGGTGAAGGACAAGATTACCTCACTGCAGAGCGTAATGCTTATCAAAAGGGGGTTGAGGATATCAGGATCAGGGTTATCGTGGAGGTGATACACAAATTATTTTAG
- the crtI gene encoding phytoene desaturase: MNKKVIIIGAGIGGITTAIYLSRQGYKVLVVEKNNFPGGRCASFTREGHRFDLGATLLMMPEVYRSIYNDFGTTLEEQMNLFRMDPVYSLRYANGTELRFTSDLAGMRNQLEKMEPGSYPSFLRYMDESYRSYLLAMKRIIDVNYYNIFDFINIPNLIMLGRTRAFSNHYKRSASFFSSEELRIAFTFQNIYVGQNPYHASAIFAMLPFLELTEGVWYPEGGMNRVVESLVNIAIGNGVEFRYKSDVEKILTEHNRVTGVLLQHGETENADIVVSNADLPYIYNELLPESPYIRKLERMKYTCSALVYYWGMDKDFPELEQHNVFVSPDYRKNIEGVFRGDEQAYEPSFYLHSPVKSDLTAAPAGQASVSIIVPLDYLRRDKEYDWEKIRQENRKAVLTRLSDEGLPGFENHIKFESVYQPMTWKAVFNLSRGAIFGSLSHHLMQMGYFRPHNQHKRYKNLFFTGGSTHPGNGVPMALLSAKLTAAKILKFFPFQ, encoded by the coding sequence ATGAACAAAAAGGTTATCATCATTGGGGCGGGTATTGGGGGCATTACTACAGCCATTTATCTTTCCAGGCAAGGATATAAAGTCCTGGTCGTTGAGAAGAACAACTTCCCCGGTGGCCGTTGCGCCAGCTTCACAAGAGAAGGGCATCGTTTCGATCTGGGTGCAACGCTTCTGATGATGCCGGAGGTTTACCGGAGCATTTATAATGATTTCGGCACAACATTGGAAGAGCAAATGAACCTATTCAGGATGGATCCGGTATACAGTCTGCGTTATGCCAACGGAACAGAACTCCGTTTTACATCCGACCTTGCCGGGATGCGTAACCAGCTTGAAAAGATGGAACCCGGAAGCTATCCTTCGTTTCTCAGGTACATGGATGAGAGTTACCGTTCATACCTGCTGGCCATGAAGCGCATCATCGATGTCAATTATTATAACATCTTTGATTTCATCAACATCCCCAACCTGATCATGTTGGGAAGAACGCGTGCTTTCAGCAACCATTACAAACGTTCGGCCAGTTTCTTCAGCTCTGAGGAACTCCGCATTGCATTTACCTTCCAGAATATTTACGTGGGTCAGAACCCATACCATGCCTCCGCCATTTTCGCCATGCTTCCATTCCTGGAACTAACGGAAGGCGTTTGGTACCCCGAAGGCGGAATGAACAGGGTTGTGGAAAGCCTTGTAAACATTGCCATTGGGAATGGTGTTGAGTTTCGTTACAAATCGGACGTTGAAAAAATACTCACAGAGCACAACCGGGTTACGGGAGTACTTCTTCAACACGGAGAAACAGAGAATGCTGATATAGTTGTATCCAACGCCGACCTCCCCTATATTTACAATGAACTGCTTCCTGAAAGCCCCTATATTCGTAAGCTGGAACGAATGAAATACACCTGTTCGGCACTGGTGTATTACTGGGGGATGGATAAAGATTTCCCGGAATTGGAACAGCACAACGTATTCGTATCACCGGATTATAGGAAGAATATTGAAGGAGTATTCCGGGGAGATGAGCAAGCATATGAGCCCAGCTTTTACCTGCATTCCCCGGTAAAATCTGATCTTACAGCGGCCCCGGCAGGACAGGCATCCGTTTCCATCATCGTTCCCCTCGATTATTTACGCCGCGACAAGGAATACGACTGGGAGAAGATCAGGCAGGAAAACCGGAAGGCAGTGCTAACAAGATTATCTGACGAAGGCTTACCCGGCTTTGAGAATCATATTAAATTTGAGAGCGTTTATCAGCCCATGACGTGGAAAGCGGTTTTCAATTTATCCCGGGGAGCGATTTTCGGCAGCCTCAGCCATCATTTAATGCAAATGGGGTATTTTCGTCCTCACAACCAGCATAAAAGATATAAAAACCTGTTTTTCACCGGAGGGAGCACTCATCCCGGAAACGGTGTCCCTATGGCCCTGCTTTCAGCCAAACTAACTGCCGCGAAAATCCTGAAGTTCTTTCCTTTTCAGTAA
- a CDS encoding squalene/phytoene synthase family protein, producing the protein MNTDNQNITHIVDQIDFQNIQKHPNILIAAHFWEKDRFDAAKTCYKFMRRIDDMIDDRKALTITLSCMDKQLFTDQVTRWISCLQGQDSNDPFLDEVLETITKFRIPLLYFHNFAKSMMHDIHHNGFETFEQFLAYSEGASNGPASVFVHLCCLDRQNGHYIQNFPDISNMARPCALFSYIVHIIRDFRKDQLDHLNYFAADMLEKHDLSKGDLEQIAAGGEITGNFRDMIREYKGIADTYRVETQKAVERLESQIPPRYIFSLKLIFDLYLQIFERIDPENGLFTSEELIPESEEVKARVFHCLSSNAL; encoded by the coding sequence ATGAATACTGATAATCAAAATATTACTCATATTGTTGATCAAATCGATTTCCAGAATATCCAAAAGCACCCCAACATACTGATTGCTGCGCACTTCTGGGAAAAAGACAGGTTTGATGCAGCTAAAACCTGCTATAAATTCATGCGCAGGATCGATGATATGATCGACGACCGTAAGGCGTTGACAATTACACTTTCCTGCATGGACAAGCAACTTTTTACCGATCAGGTAACCCGTTGGATATCCTGCCTGCAGGGCCAGGATTCAAATGATCCCTTCCTGGATGAAGTCCTGGAAACCATAACCAAATTCAGGATACCGCTACTATACTTTCATAATTTTGCCAAATCGATGATGCATGATATTCATCATAATGGATTCGAGACTTTTGAGCAATTCCTTGCATATTCCGAAGGAGCCTCCAACGGTCCGGCTTCAGTTTTTGTGCATTTATGCTGTCTCGACAGGCAAAACGGACATTACATCCAGAATTTTCCCGATATAAGCAACATGGCAAGGCCCTGCGCGCTTTTCAGCTATATTGTCCATATCATCAGGGATTTTCGAAAAGACCAGCTCGACCACCTGAATTATTTTGCTGCCGACATGCTTGAGAAACACGACCTTTCTAAAGGTGACCTTGAGCAGATTGCCGCAGGTGGCGAAATCACCGGGAATTTCAGGGATATGATCCGGGAATACAAAGGAATAGCAGACACATACAGGGTTGAAACCCAGAAAGCTGTCGAAAGGTTGGAGTCTCAAATCCCTCCCCGTTATATATTCAGTCTAAAACTGATCTTCGATCTTTATTTGCAGATATTTGAAAGGATAGATCCCGAAAATGGTCTTTTCACATCCGAAGAATTAATTCCCGAATCTGAAGAGGTAAAGGCGAGGGTATTTCATTGTTTAAGCTCCAACGCTCTTTAA